The nucleotide sequence ACTCTCTGAAGATGACAAAGCAACTGTCGAACGTGCACGTAAGATCGAGAAGTTCCTTTCTCAGCCGTTCTTCGTTGCAGAGGTCTTTACAGGTGCACCGGGTAAATACGTTACGCTTGAAGATACTATCAAAGGCTTCAAAGGTATTCTCGAGGGTGAATACGACCATATGCCGGAAAACGCATTCTATATGGTCGGTGACATGAAAGAGGCGATCGAAAAAGCTGAAAAAGCAAAATCGTAATCTTTTTCAGTGCAAAAGGAATAAGTAATGGATACTTTTAAACTGGAAGTGATCACGCCTAACGGTCTCATTTTTGATAATGAAGCCGTTGAAGTCACGCTGCCGGGTGAAGAGGGTGAATTCGGTGTTCTGCCGCGCCACGCTTCACTGACGACGCTGCTCAAAGCCGGCGTTATCGATATCGTCACTACAGACAAGCGCACTGAGTCCATCGTCGTAAACTGGGGCGTTGTCCAGGTGACGGAAGACAAGGTGACGGTACTGGTTGACGGTGCCGTCGCGATCCGCGGCGAAGGCGAAAGCGAAGTCGCCAAAGTGCTCGAAGATGCGAAGAAACTTCTTTCAGACGTTTCCGACTCCAAGATGGCACTGGCTTCGGTCTCAGCCAAGATCGAATCGGCTGCACACAAACTGCTCTAAGCAATTATCATGTTTGAATCGCTCAGCGACTACTATCTCACAAGCAACAGTGTCACCCTCGGGGTACTGGCACTGCTTGCGGTCTATTTCATCGTCATCAACTGGACTTTTTTCTACCGCTTTCTTGCATTGAACCGCTGGGTCGACAAAGAGACGGATTCGCTTGAATCGCTTCTGATGGGTGCACAGGGGATCGCAGCGAACTCCTACCTGAACCACTTCATCAAAAGCAGCAAGCGCCTCTCGAACGAACTGTTTGACCTGGGGCTTTTCGCCGGGACGAAAGAAGCGACCAAGGGGCTGGCTATCCTCTCTGTCGTCGCATCAACGGCACCGTTTATCGGTCTGTTCGGTACAGTCGTGTCGATTCTCGATACGTTCAACAACATCGGAAGTTCCAGCGGAACGATGGCGGTCATCGCCGCCGGTGTCTCCGACGCACTTGTTGCGACGGCGGCCGGTATTTTCGTGGCCATTTTCGCCTATACCTACCATCAGATTGTCAAACGCCGGGCGTATGAACTGACCGGTCTGCTGCAGATGCAGCGTGATGCCCTGATGGCCAAAGCGACGGACGCGGCGTGAGTGTCTTTGACTGGGAAGAGCGGCCTGAGCTGAACATCACCCCTCTGGTGGATGTCATGCTCGTGCTGTTGGCGATCCTCATGGTTATCGCACCGAATATCGTCTACGAAGAGCTTATAAACCTTCCCCAGGGCTCGGCGCAGAAGCAGCTTGAGAAGAAGCCGCAGGTCCATATCGTCATCACGAAAGAGGGCGAGATCCTCGTCAACAAAGAGAAATTCGACCGTCTCGGTTTCATCGACAATTTCTACCGCTTTGCGCAGGAGAACCTCGATGCCAAGTCGACGGTTACGATCAGCGCCGACCGTTCCCTCGACTACGGGATGGTCATGTCGGTACTCGCAGCGGTAAAACAGGCAGGTTTTAGTGAAGTCTCTCTCGCTACCAACGGTTGACAATCCCCGGGACTTCTACCTGGGCGGTCTCTACGCCGTTGTCCTGTTCCTCCTCATTGTATTGCTTTTTTTCCAGCTCCTGCGGGGATTGGACAAAATGCATAGCTATGCGCTGACGAAGAGCTCGACGGTCTCCGTTTCGCTGGTCGACGTGCCGCTCATCACCTCCAAGCAGAACAATACGCCCAAGCCCGTTCCCAAGCAGGAGGCGGCGCCGGAGCCGACACCCGAACCCGAAGAGTCACCGACGCCGGTCGAGGATATCTCGTCGCTCTTTTCGGATATTCAGACCCAGAAGATCGTCCATACCAAGCGCCCCGAACCGCAGCAGAAAATCGATACGAAACGGCTGGCCAACCTCCAGAAACGTATCAAAACGACAAAAAAACGCGATGCAACGGCGACCGCAGAACAGGTGAAGAACCTGAACCTGGTGCGTCCCTCGCAGGAAGCCGGAGGGCAGAGCGCATCGGGCGGTGCGGAAGTCAATGCGTATTACGCTAAAATACAGGCCACTATCTATGAGAACTTCTTCCCGCCGGTCAATTCCGAAGGCTCCGTTTCCCTGATCCGGATCTGGATATCGGCCGGCGGGAAGATGACGCGCTTCAAAGTCCTCCGGGCTTCGGGCGAATCGTTTTTCGACCGGGAGGTCGGGCAGCTTGAAAAGCGGCTGGCGCGTGTCACGTTCGATAGAAACCCAAAAGGAAACGAGGCCGTTCTGGACGTCAGTCTGGTCTCCAAGGAGTAACGATGCGTTTTTTCATTGCGTTGATGATGAGTGTGACGTTGATGTTCGCCGCCGATGCGACCATCGAAGTAGTAAAAGAGGCCGACAGCCTTCCGTCCATTGCGGTCGAGGATGCCTCCGTTGATTTTACCGGTACGCCGGCCAAACGCTTTTACAACCTGCTCTCCAGCGACCTGAATGTCTTGACGCTGTTCAATGTCGATCACCATTATGCCACCACGCATTTCGATAACGCTTCCGTGCTCAACCGGGCCATGGACTATACACTGCGTTTCCGTCTTCGCGACGACGATGCCGCTTTTGTCGCGGACATCCGTCTTTTCCAGGAAGATAAGGTGGTCCTGCAGAAAAGCTACCGTGTTGCCAACACCGCAATGAGTCCGTTCGTCTCCCATGCAATTGCCTATGACATCAACGAATTTTTCGGTCAGGCACCGCTGGACTGGCTCAAGCGCAAGATCATCTTTGCGCGTGTGAAGGGACGCATGGAGAGCGAAATCGTCATTGCCGACTATACGCTCTCTTATCAGCATGTCATGATCAAAGGGGGGTTGAACGTCTTCCCTAAATGGGCGGACGAAGCACACTCGGCGTTCTATTACACATCGCTCAGCGGCAACAAGCCGACCCTGTTCAAAATCGATGTCCGTACCGGTGCGCGTACGGCAATGCTGAGTTCGGACGGGATGCTGGTCTGCTCCGATGTCAGCCGGGACGGGCGTGATCTTCTGCTTACCATGGCGCCGCAAGGGCAGCCGGATATCTATCAGTACGATACGGTGACGAAAACCGCCAAGCGCGTCACGACCTACGGCGGCATCGATGTCAACGGGCAGTTCATGAATGACGGCCGGGTCGTCTTCATCTCCAACCGCCTCGGTTATCCGAATGTCTTCGCCAAACGCCCGGGCGAAGCCAAAATAGAGCAGCTGGTCTTCTACGGCAAGGACAACTCCGCGTGCAGCGCGCATAACGAATACGTGGTCTACAAAGCCCGCGAAACCAGTGATGCGTTCGGGACCAACACGTTCAACCTGCACCTGATCTCGATGAAGACGGACTTCATCCGCCGCCTGACGGCAACGGGCGTCAACGAATTCCCGCGTTTCTCCAACGACGGTGATGCGATCATCTACATCAAGAACTATAAGCAGCAGAGCGCCATCGGCGTCATCCGCCTTGCCCAGAACAAGAACTTCCTGTTCCCGCTGGCCAGCGGAAAAATCCAGTCGCTTGACTGGTAAATTGGTTGCTTAAACCAATTTGCTATATTCTGTTAAGTTTTTTTTGCTAAAATCTTCAGGATTATTTCGAGGACATCCTGCATAAGGCTCTGTTCGGACTCCCCTAAAGGATTGTGATGAAAAAAGTGTTGGTTTACAGCAGTGTAGTTCTGATGTTGTTGGCTGGTTGTAGCTCTAAAACACCGGCGATCGATGAGACGCAGGGTGCGGATAGCAGCCAGATGGAGAGTGCGGCGGATGCCGATACTGTCGTTGTTGATGAAAATGCCGGTGTCAGTGACAGCACGATCGAGCTCGGCGAAGAGACGATGAGTGCCCTGGAGCGCCAGATGCTGTCCATCTATTTTGCGTTCGATAAATTCGACATCAGTATGGAAGCGTCTACGAAACTGCAGACGAATGCTGCACTGATGCAGAACAAAGCGGCTGCCTTCAACATCAAAATCGAAGGTAACTGTGACGAATGGGGTAGTGACGAGTACAACTTCGCACTGGGTCTGAAACGTGCCAAAGCCGCCAAAGACGCGCTGGTCGCCGAAGGCGTCAATGCTGAACGTATCAGCATGGTAAGCTACGGTGAAAGCAATCCTGTCTGTGTCGAAAAGACGCAGGAGTGCTGGGCCAAGAACCGCCGCGACGATTTCAAACTCCTTCCGTAATCGGGACCGATGAAACGTCTTTCCCTCCTTTTGGCGGGCGCGCTGCTCCTTCAGCTGCAGGCGTCCGAACCCTCCGTATTCGGTGCCGGCAACCTTGACAGCGACTCGCCTTACGGGTTGACGGAATCCGAAAAAAAGATTGTCGAGAACCGGCAAAACCTCCAAAACGCCAAACGCAAATCCCAAGAAAACAGTGCCCAGCTTCAAAGCCTGCGCGAACGTATCGACGGGTTGCAGACGATCATTGAAGGTCTGGCGGAAAAAACCCAGGAAAACAGGCTCAAAGTCGGCGAACTGACCTCGGGTCAGGATGTGGCGGCGGACCGTGATGCAAAGGTCGCGGCGTTGGAAGAGGCTGTACATGCCAATGAGGCGAATATCGCTTCGCTCAAGGCGGTACTGGAAAAGATGGCGGCCCAGGTCGATGCCATCAATGCCAATTACGTCTCCAAAGACGAGTTCAATGGGCTTGTCGGGGAGATCAACGCCTTCAAACGCGATCTCGGCAAAACGCTCAAAAGCGTCAGTGCACCTGCGGCGACGGACTCACTGCAGTCGAAATCGAGCAAGGAGCTCGCCGCCGAGGCGAAGGCGAACTACAACAAGCTCTTCTTCAAAGAGGCTATCCCGATGTACGAGGAGCTTATCCGCCGCAGCTACAAGCCGGCGTATGCGCACTTCATGATCGGGGAGATGTGGCACTACCGCAAAGAGTGGTCCAAAGCGCTCTCGTATTACAAAGAGAGTGCCGCGCGTTCTTCGAAAACGTCCTTCATGCCGAAACTGATGCTGCACAGTGCGGAATGTATGATGCATACCGGTGATTCGGCAAACGCGAAAAAGTTTCTCCGGTCTCTGATCGCTAAATACCCTGCCTCAAATGAAGCAGCGGAAGCCGAACGGCTTCTGAATACTTTGTAGGCAGCTATAGCGCTACTTTTTCAGCCGCACTATAGTTAGATCGGGTTAGAATCCCTAAATTTTTGTAAAGGTTATATTATGGCTATCGAAACGAATCAAGTCGTATCCATCCAGTATGAAGTCCAGGCCGACGGCAAAGTCGTTGACTCCAACATCGGCGGTCAGCCGCTCGTGTTCATGTTCGGCAAGGGACAGATCATTCCGGGCCTCGAAGCGGGTATCCAGGATATGGCAGCAGGCGAAAAAGGCGATGTCCTCGTCAAAGCATCCGACGCTTACGGCGACTACAACCCTGAAGCGACTCAGGATGTGCCGAAAGAGCAGTTCGCCGGCATCGATCTTCAAGCAGGCATGACACTCTACGGCCAGGGTGAAGACGGCGGTACCGTTCAGGTCGTCGTTAAAGAGATCAAAGACGAGAGCGTCGTCGTTGACTTCAACCACCCGATGGCGGGCAAAGATCTGATGTTCAGCGTCACGATCAACGAGGTACGCGACGCGACGGCTGATGAGATCGCCAGCGGCGTACCGGCAGAGAACAAGGTCGATGACGGCTGCTGCGGAAGCGGCGGCGGACATAGCTGTGGCTGTCACTGAGTTTCTCGCAGCCTCACACGCTTCGACCGAAGCGCTGCGGACGGCGACGCTGCTCAAAACCCTTCAGGTCAATGCGCTGATCAGCGGACCGAAAGGGACCGGCAAACAGACACTCGCACGGGTAATTCTGCCCGGCGCCGTCGTGCTCGACGCGCGCGACTTTGACAATGTGCTCAATGCGCTTGAAAGCAATGATGAAGTTGTTTTGACGCATATTGAACACTGTCCGAACATTACACTGCTCTTCGAGCGGGTCAAAACGGACAAGGTGCGCATGATCGCGACGGCCTCATCCGAGTACCTCTCCGATGCCATCTGGGAGTTCTTCAGCGTGAAGATAGCGCTGCCGCCGCTTGTCGACCGCCCCGAAGACGTCGAACTGCTGATCAGCCATTTCAATGCCGAAGCGGACCGGATCTTCGACCTGGTGCGCGAAACATCCGCTGCGGGCAAAAAGCCGGATCTGAGCGACAACGCCTACTCCCTGCGCAAGCAGATCTATTTCGAACGCCTGATGGGCGGGGTGAACGAAGCGGAAGTGATGCAGGTGATGGAGCGTTACCTGCAGGCACAGATGGGATCGCATAACGACTACCGTAAATTCCTGCACCTGTACGAGGTCCCGCTGATCCGAACGGGGCTGCGCAAGTTCAAATCGCAGCTGCAGCTGGCGGAGCGCCTGGGGCTGAACCGCAATACCCTGCGCAAGAAGATTGCGGAAAACGAGCAGTTCGGTCTGCTTGAACCATAACACAGGAGGAGAAATGAGTCAGAAAATCGCGATGGTGTTCCCGGGACAGGGGAGCCAGAGTGTCGGTATGGGCAGGGCGTTCTACGAGGCGTCGGATTATGCAAAAGAGATGGTCGAGAAGGCCAGTGACCGCATTGGGGTCGATTTCAAAGCGTTGATGTTCGAGGCGAATGAGAAACTCGATCAGACTGCCTATACCCAGCCGGCGATCCTGCTGGTGTCGATGATGGCTTACAAGCTCTTCCAGGAAGCGCGCCCGACGGCGCCGACACTGCTGCTGGGGCACTCCCTCGGCGAAGTCTCCGCGGTCTGCGCGGCCGGTGCGATCGACTACCTCGACGCCGTCGAACTGGTGCACAAGCGCGGCCAGCTGATGCAGGCTGCCTGCGAAGGCGTCGAAGCGGGGATGATGGTTATCGTCGGCCTTGACGACGCTGCGGTCGAAACGATCTGTACGGATGCCCGCAACAAAGAAAACAAGCAGGTGTGGCCTGCGAACTACAACCAGGACGGCCAGCTGGTCGTGGCGGGTCTCAAGCCGGACCTCCAGAGCCTGGAGACGACGTTCAAAGCGGCGGGGGCAAAGCGTGCCCTGCTGCTGAACATGTCGGTTGCCAGCCACTGCCCGCTGCTCTCCGCCGCGCAGGACCCGCTGCGCGTCGAGCTGGAAAAAGTGCTGCACGATCCGTTTGACGCCCCGATCATCTCCAATGTCACGGCCAAGCCGTACCATACGAAACAGCAGGCGGTGGAGCTGCTCAGCGAACAGCTGATCTACCCGGTCCGCTACAAGCAGTCCGTTGCGGCGATCGCCCCGGACGTGGACCTCGCGATTGAATTCGGCAACGGCAAAGTGCTTGCGGGACTGAACAAACGCATTGCCAAAGAGATGAATACGCTGAACGTCTTCGACATGGATTCGCTCCAGGCTACCCTCGACGCACTCTCATGACCGTCACCCTCGTCCAGAACGCGCCCCGGCTGAACCGTACGAACCTTGAGTCGTGCGAAACGCTGGCGGCTGCCTATGCCGGACGCAACGATGTCATCGTCTTCCCCGAACTGGCCCTCAACGGCTACCTGCTTCAGGACAAGGTCTATGAGGATGCCTGGACGCTCCCCGAACTGGAACCCCTTGCCAAGGCGAGCCTCGCCTGCGACATTGTCGTCGGTGCGGCGCTCAAAGAGAACGGCCGGACCTACAACACCGCGTGCTATTTCAGCGGCGGCGAACTGCGCCATGTTCACCGCAAACTGCACCTGCCCAATTACGGGATGTTCGAGGAAGCACGTTACTTTTTCAAGGGCAACCGTATCGAGGCCTTCGATACGGCGTTCGGCCGAAGCGTCATGCTCGTCTGTGAAGACCTCTGGCGCGCCCAGACGATGGCCGACGTCGCGGCGCTGAAACCGGAGTTCGTCTATGTCATCGCCAACTCCCCGGCACGCGGATTCGAGGAGGAGGGACTGGCAATCGAAGGGCAGTGGGACGCGCTGCTCAAGTCCCTGGCACAGCTCGCCAACGCCTATGTCGTCTTCGTCAACCGTGTCGGTTTCGAAGACGGCCTGGGTTTCTGGGGCGGCAGCCGTGTCATCACGCCCCGCGGCGGCATTGAACGCCGTCTCCCGCTCTTCGACGAGGCCGTCGAGACGGTGACACCCGATCATCGGCTCCACGACGTCGAAAAATGGCTCGCAAAGATCGACTGATCCCTTTCCCTACCGCGACGGCCTTTTCAGACCGCCCTTCACGTTAATCAGATCAATTTTCTATTGTTTCTCTCTCTTGTATGCCACGTGTGTTTACGCTTTGACGTGCTCGGTCAGAAAGCGGTGCAGGGCATTGGCGAAAGCGTGCACATCCTTTGGCCCGAACGGTTTAGGTCCGCCGGTGACGACACCGCTGTCGCGGATCGTCTCCATCAGGTTGCGCATGGCCAGATACTGCTTGATATTGTCCGGCGTGTAGCGCTCCCCGCGGTGGTCAATGGCGTGGGCTTTTTTGGAAAGCACCCGGTCGGCCAGGGGAATGTCCGCCGTGATGACGAGATCGCCGGGAGAGAGCATTTCGACGATCCGGTCATCCGCGGCGTCGGCACCCGCTTCCACGATGACCGTCTCGATCAGGGAGGAATCCCCCAGCCGGACGGGTTTGTTCGAGACCAGTACCAGCGGTACCTGCACCCGTTCGACGGCACGGACGACAATGGGCTTGAGCAGGTTCGGGAAGGCGTCTCCGTCGACGAAGATCGTCACGGCGTGATCCTGGCGCGGAACTTTTTGCCTTTGATCTTGCCGCGGTTCAGCTGCTGCAACGCACTGTCGGCAACGCCCAGTTCGACAGCGACGTAGGCCAGGGTGTCGTGGATGGCGATACTCCCGACCGCCTTGCCGTCGATGTCTCCGGAGGCGCAGAGGGCGCCGAGCAGGTCTCCGGGACGCAGCTTCTGTTTCCGGCCGCCGTCGATCCGCAGCACCGCGAAACGGGGCAGCAGCAGCGCGGGATCGGCCGGTGCGAAACCGGAAGCGTCTTCAGGGGCGAAGGGAGTCTTACCGACGACAGCCAGCCGTTCGGCGGCACTCTGCTGCTTCGGGGTGAAGAGCGTGAGCGCCATCCCGGTACTGCCCGCCCGGGCCGTACGGCCGACGCGGTGGAGGTAGGTTTCGGGTTTTTCGGGCAGGTCGAAATTGATGACTGCGCCCAGCTCCTTGATATCGAGCCCCCTGGCGGCGACATCCGTCGCGATGAGCAGCCGAATCCCGCCGAGGGCGAAACGCGTCAGGACCTCGGTGCGTTCGCCCTGGCGCAGGTCGCCGTGCAGGACGGCCGCATCGTAGCCCTGATCGGCGAGGGTGTCGGCCAGGGCGTCGCAGCCCGCCTTCGTATTGCAGAAAATGACGGCGGATTCGGGGGCGTAGTGCCCGAGCAGACGCAGGAGCGTATCGCTCTTCTCCCCGCTGACCTTGAAGAAGTGCTGTTCGAGCGTCGTATCGGTAGCGACGCTTTCAACCTCCACGGTTACAGGGTTACGCAGCAGCGCGGAAGCGATAGCTGTGATCGTCCCGGGGAAGGTCGCCGAAAAAAGCAGGCTTTGACGGGTGGAGGGAAGATGCGAGGCGATCTGCATGATGGCGTCGTGAAAGCCCAGGTCGAGCATCCTGTCGGCCTCGTCGAGCACCAGGGTATGCACCTTCAAGAGCGAAAGCGTTTTCTTGCCCAGGTGATCGAGGATCCGTCCCGGGGTGCCTACGACGATGTGCGCCCCGTACGCGAGCGAGTCGCGCTGCGGGGCCAGCGGCACCCCGCCGCAGAGCGTCAGTACCTTGATATTCGGCCGGTGGCGCGAAAGGCGGCGCAGCTCCCCGGCCACCTGCTCGGCCAGCTCCCGCGTCGGGCAGAGAATAAGCCCCTGAATATCCTTGACGTCCTCCGCGAGCTTCATGATCATGCCGATCCCGAAGGCCAGGGTTTTGCCGCTGCCGGTCTGTGCATGGACGACGGCGTCCCTGCCTTCGAGCAGGGCAGGGAGGCTCTGCTCCTGCACGGGGGTCATTTGGCGGTAGCCGAGCGCGTCCAGGTTTTCGAGCAGCGGGGCGGGCAGGGGAAGGGTGGTAAATGGCTTGGAGGTCACGGCGGCTCTTTGTGGCAGAATGCTCCGGATACGGGTTCCGAAGAGATGCGCCATTGTAGCGTAATCCGCCCCGGCCCCGATTTAGGCGCTCTCAAGC is from Sulfurimonas sp. HSL-1656 and encodes:
- the fabD gene encoding ACP S-malonyltransferase gives rise to the protein MSQKIAMVFPGQGSQSVGMGRAFYEASDYAKEMVEKASDRIGVDFKALMFEANEKLDQTAYTQPAILLVSMMAYKLFQEARPTAPTLLLGHSLGEVSAVCAAGAIDYLDAVELVHKRGQLMQAACEGVEAGMMVIVGLDDAAVETICTDARNKENKQVWPANYNQDGQLVVAGLKPDLQSLETTFKAAGAKRALLLNMSVASHCPLLSAAQDPLRVELEKVLHDPFDAPIISNVTAKPYHTKQQAVELLSEQLIYPVRYKQSVAAIAPDVDLAIEFGNGKVLAGLNKRIAKEMNTLNVFDMDSLQATLDALS
- the tolB gene encoding Tol-Pal system protein TolB, which codes for MRFFIALMMSVTLMFAADATIEVVKEADSLPSIAVEDASVDFTGTPAKRFYNLLSSDLNVLTLFNVDHHYATTHFDNASVLNRAMDYTLRFRLRDDDAAFVADIRLFQEDKVVLQKSYRVANTAMSPFVSHAIAYDINEFFGQAPLDWLKRKIIFARVKGRMESEIVIADYTLSYQHVMIKGGLNVFPKWADEAHSAFYYTSLSGNKPTLFKIDVRTGARTAMLSSDGMLVCSDVSRDGRDLLLTMAPQGQPDIYQYDTVTKTAKRVTTYGGIDVNGQFMNDGRVVFISNRLGYPNVFAKRPGEAKIEQLVFYGKDNSACSAHNEYVVYKARETSDAFGTNTFNLHLISMKTDFIRRLTATGVNEFPRFSNDGDAIIYIKNYKQQSAIGVIRLAQNKNFLFPLASGKIQSLDW
- a CDS encoding nitrilase-related carbon-nitrogen hydrolase — translated: MTVTLVQNAPRLNRTNLESCETLAAAYAGRNDVIVFPELALNGYLLQDKVYEDAWTLPELEPLAKASLACDIVVGAALKENGRTYNTACYFSGGELRHVHRKLHLPNYGMFEEARYFFKGNRIEAFDTAFGRSVMLVCEDLWRAQTMADVAALKPEFVYVIANSPARGFEEEGLAIEGQWDALLKSLAQLANAYVVFVNRVGFEDGLGFWGGSRVITPRGGIERRLPLFDEAVETVTPDHRLHDVEKWLAKID
- a CDS encoding tetratricopeptide repeat protein, translated to MKRLSLLLAGALLLQLQASEPSVFGAGNLDSDSPYGLTESEKKIVENRQNLQNAKRKSQENSAQLQSLRERIDGLQTIIEGLAEKTQENRLKVGELTSGQDVAADRDAKVAALEEAVHANEANIASLKAVLEKMAAQVDAINANYVSKDEFNGLVGEINAFKRDLGKTLKSVSAPAATDSLQSKSSKELAAEAKANYNKLFFKEAIPMYEELIRRSYKPAYAHFMIGEMWHYRKEWSKALSYYKESAARSSKTSFMPKLMLHSAECMMHTGDSANAKKFLRSLIAKYPASNEAAEAERLLNTL
- a CDS encoding YaiI/YqxD family protein, which produces MTIFVDGDAFPNLLKPIVVRAVERVQVPLVLVSNKPVRLGDSSLIETVIVEAGADAADDRIVEMLSPGDLVITADIPLADRVLSKKAHAIDHRGERYTPDNIKQYLAMRNLMETIRDSGVVTGGPKPFGPKDVHAFANALHRFLTEHVKA
- a CDS encoding TonB C-terminal domain-containing protein; this encodes MKSLSLPTVDNPRDFYLGGLYAVVLFLLIVLLFFQLLRGLDKMHSYALTKSSTVSVSLVDVPLITSKQNNTPKPVPKQEAAPEPTPEPEESPTPVEDISSLFSDIQTQKIVHTKRPEPQQKIDTKRLANLQKRIKTTKKRDATATAEQVKNLNLVRPSQEAGGQSASGGAEVNAYYAKIQATIYENFFPPVNSEGSVSLIRIWISAGGKMTRFKVLRASGESFFDREVGQLEKRLARVTFDRNPKGNEAVLDVSLVSKE
- a CDS encoding peptidylprolyl isomerase; translated protein: MAIETNQVVSIQYEVQADGKVVDSNIGGQPLVFMFGKGQIIPGLEAGIQDMAAGEKGDVLVKASDAYGDYNPEATQDVPKEQFAGIDLQAGMTLYGQGEDGGTVQVVVKEIKDESVVVDFNHPMAGKDLMFSVTINEVRDATADEIASGVPAENKVDDGCCGSGGGHSCGCH
- a CDS encoding biopolymer transporter ExbD, whose amino-acid sequence is MSVFDWEERPELNITPLVDVMLVLLAILMVIAPNIVYEELINLPQGSAQKQLEKKPQVHIVITKEGEILVNKEKFDRLGFIDNFYRFAQENLDAKSTVTISADRSLDYGMVMSVLAAVKQAGFSEVSLATNG
- the atpC gene encoding ATP synthase F1 subunit epsilon, which produces MDTFKLEVITPNGLIFDNEAVEVTLPGEEGEFGVLPRHASLTTLLKAGVIDIVTTDKRTESIVVNWGVVQVTEDKVTVLVDGAVAIRGEGESEVAKVLEDAKKLLSDVSDSKMALASVSAKIESAAHKLL
- the dbpA gene encoding ATP-dependent RNA helicase DbpA; the encoded protein is MTSKPFTTLPLPAPLLENLDALGYRQMTPVQEQSLPALLEGRDAVVHAQTGSGKTLAFGIGMIMKLAEDVKDIQGLILCPTRELAEQVAGELRRLSRHRPNIKVLTLCGGVPLAPQRDSLAYGAHIVVGTPGRILDHLGKKTLSLLKVHTLVLDEADRMLDLGFHDAIMQIASHLPSTRQSLLFSATFPGTITAIASALLRNPVTVEVESVATDTTLEQHFFKVSGEKSDTLLRLLGHYAPESAVIFCNTKAGCDALADTLADQGYDAAVLHGDLRQGERTEVLTRFALGGIRLLIATDVAARGLDIKELGAVINFDLPEKPETYLHRVGRTARAGSTGMALTLFTPKQQSAAERLAVVGKTPFAPEDASGFAPADPALLLPRFAVLRIDGGRKQKLRPGDLLGALCASGDIDGKAVGSIAIHDTLAYVAVELGVADSALQQLNRGKIKGKKFRARITP
- a CDS encoding MotA/TolQ/ExbB proton channel family protein, which encodes MFESLSDYYLTSNSVTLGVLALLAVYFIVINWTFFYRFLALNRWVDKETDSLESLLMGAQGIAANSYLNHFIKSSKRLSNELFDLGLFAGTKEATKGLAILSVVASTAPFIGLFGTVVSILDTFNNIGSSSGTMAVIAAGVSDALVATAAGIFVAIFAYTYHQIVKRRAYELTGLLQMQRDALMAKATDAA
- the pal gene encoding peptidoglycan-associated lipoprotein Pal, yielding MKKVLVYSSVVLMLLAGCSSKTPAIDETQGADSSQMESAADADTVVVDENAGVSDSTIELGEETMSALERQMLSIYFAFDKFDISMEASTKLQTNAALMQNKAAAFNIKIEGNCDEWGSDEYNFALGLKRAKAAKDALVAEGVNAERISMVSYGESNPVCVEKTQECWAKNRRDDFKLLP
- a CDS encoding helix-turn-helix domain-containing protein gives rise to the protein MAVTEFLAASHASTEALRTATLLKTLQVNALISGPKGTGKQTLARVILPGAVVLDARDFDNVLNALESNDEVVLTHIEHCPNITLLFERVKTDKVRMIATASSEYLSDAIWEFFSVKIALPPLVDRPEDVELLISHFNAEADRIFDLVRETSAAGKKPDLSDNAYSLRKQIYFERLMGGVNEAEVMQVMERYLQAQMGSHNDYRKFLHLYEVPLIRTGLRKFKSQLQLAERLGLNRNTLRKKIAENEQFGLLEP